A stretch of Bombina bombina isolate aBomBom1 chromosome 2, aBomBom1.pri, whole genome shotgun sequence DNA encodes these proteins:
- the GADD45G gene encoding growth arrest and DNA damage-inducible protein GADD45 gamma translates to MTLEEVHGQETVVESTDRMHCAGKALHELLVSAQRQECLTVGVYESAKVMNVDPDNVTFCILAADEYDEGDIALQIHFTLIQAFCCENDINIVRLNDTEKLAQILGSTEESGETKDLHCILITNPNQDAWKDPALEKLGLFCEESRNVNDWVPVITLPE, encoded by the exons ATGACTCTTGAAGAGGTTCACGGACAGGAAACCGTTGTTGAAAGCACTGACAG GATGCATTGTGCTGGCAAAGCCCTGCATGAGCTGCTGGTGTCAGCCCAGAGACAGGAGTGCTTGACCGTTGGAGTCTATGAGTCTGCCAAAGTAATGAATGT TGATCCAGATAATGTGACATTCTGTATACTGGCTGCTGATGAGTATGATGAGGGGGACATAGCCCTGCAGATCCACTTCACTCTGATTCAAGCCTTCTGCTGTGAAAATGACATCAACATAGTTAGACTGAATGACACAGAGAAACTTGCACAAATTCTGGGCAGTACCGAGGAGTCTGGAGAAACCAAAGACCTGCATTGCATCCTTATTACG AATCCCAATCAGGATGCATGGAAAGACCCAGCATTGGAAAAGCTTGGACTGTTTTGTGAGGAAAGCCGTAATGTTAACGACTGGGTGCCTGTTATTACCCTTCCAGAGTGA